One part of the Nymphaea colorata isolate Beijing-Zhang1983 chromosome 8, ASM883128v2, whole genome shotgun sequence genome encodes these proteins:
- the LOC116259174 gene encoding pentatricopeptide repeat-containing protein At4g38010-like, with translation MIPRPRGRRPCTSSLVQILLERCTTSKLCKQALPLLITSGIIQDSYAFPKIISAMLSFFSDINHDQNILSLVHEPDTFIFNTIITAFAGDTNKPVSAISYYKLMVGRGLWPDIYTFPAILKSCSKVSGIMEAIQFHGNIVKWGLAEDLYVQNALVHVYAVCGKCCDARQMFDEMVEKDVVSWTSLIGGYAKVGHPKEALQLFLDMDVKANAATMVSMLSACAQLGASGKGRGIHGSICKYGFQVDQILGNALMDMYVKCGWLDDANLVFKEMTGRDIVSWTTLISGLSQNDRPKGALQIFHDMQMSGIEPDRMALTSALSACASLGALAAGRWIHQYMDRKHIEWDVHVGTAVVDMYAKCGCIERALQVFHKMHHRNVRSWNVMLGGLAMHGHGRKALAYFSQMVESGIRPNEVTFLAVLGACSHSGFVEEGIWHFHSIRNVYNVIPKIEHYGCMVDLLGRAGRLEEARVLIQSMPMQADVRIWGAMLSACKAYGDMKLCQTIRAHITELEASDSGVYVLISNIYATNNRWEDVKRMRALMRDKGIRKSPGSSFIEVNCKTHEFMVGDVNHPQHKHIQCILGTLTRHMELECLGLHVGMV, from the coding sequence ATGATCCCAAGGCCAAGGGGAAGGAGGCCTTGCACAAGCTCCCTCGTTCAGATCCTGCTAGAAAGATGCACTACAAGCAAATTGTGCAAGCAAGCACTTCCTCTGCTGATCACCAGTGGCATCATCCAGGACAGCTATGCGTTCCCCAAGATCATCAGCGCGatgctctccttcttctctgaCATCAACCATGACCAAAACATCCTCTCTCTGGTTCATGAACCGGACACGTTCATATTCAATACAATCATCACAGCGTTTGCCGGCGACACCAACAAGCCGGTGTCAGCTATCTCGTACTACAAATTGATGGTTGGCAGGGGTTTGTGGCCGGACATCTACACGTTCCCGGCGATCTTGAAATCATGCTCGAAGGTGTCAGGGATTATGGAAGCAATACAGTTTCACGGAAACATTGTGAAATGGGGTTTAGCAGAGGACCTCTATGTGCAGAACGCACTCGTTCATGTGTATGCTGTCTGTGGGAAGTGCTGTGATGCTCGGCagatgtttgatgaaatggttGAGAAGGACGTGGTCTCATGGACAAGCCTTATTGGTGGGTATGCTAAAGTAGGGCATCCAAAGGAAGCCCTGCAGCTATTCCTAGATATGGATGTGAAAGCTAATGCGGCCACGATGGTAAGCATGCTTTCCGCCTGTGCGCAGTTAGGCGCGTCGGGCAAGGGCAGAGGAATACATGGCAGCATCTGCAAGTATGGGTTTCAAGTAGATCAGATATTGGGCAATGCGCTAATGGACATGTATGTGAAATGTGGGTGGCTGGATGATGCAAATTTGGTATTCAAGGAGATGACTGGAAGGGATATAGTCTCCTGGACCACCCTCATTAGTGGCTTGTCACAAAACGACAGACCGAAGGGTGCTTTGCAGATTTTCCATGACATGCAAATGTCAGGCATTGAGCCTGATAGAATGGCTTTAACTAGTGCACTTTCAGCATGTGCAAGCTTAGGAGCATTAGCTGCTGGCCGATGGATTCACCAATACATGGATCGGAAGCATATAGAATGGGATGTACACGTAGGAACAGCAGTAGTGgacatgtatgcaaaatgtggtTGCATTGAAAGGGCACTTCAAGTCTTTCATAAAATGCACCATAGGAATGTCCGCTCATGGAATGTAATGCTTGGAGGCCTAGCTATGCATGGACATGGGAGAAAGGCCCTTGCATATTTTTCTCAGATGGTCGAGTCAGGTATCAGACCTAATGAGGTAACCTTTTTGGCTGTCCTTGGTGCCTGCTCTCACTCTGGCTTTGTTGAGGAAGGAATTTGGCATTTCCACTCTATTAGGAACGTTTATAATGTTATACCGAAGATTGAGCATTATGGTTGCATGGTTGATCTGTTAGGCCGTGCTGGACGCTTAGAGGAAGCCCGAGTTCTCATTCAAAGTATGCCTATGCAAGCTGATGTGCGCATCTGGGGTGCGATGCTTAGTGCTTGCAAGGCTTATGGAGATATGAAACTATGCCAAACGATCCGAGCTCATATTACTGAGCTTGAGGCATCTGATAGTGGAGTATATGTGCTTATCTCCAACATATATGCAACGAACAATAGATGGGAAGATGTGAAAAGGATGAGGGCCTTGATGAGGGATAAAGGGATTAGAAAATCTCCTGGATCAAGTTTCATAGAGGTGAACTGTAAAACCCATGAGTTCATGGTAGGAGATGTCAACCACCCTCAACACAAGCATATACAGTGCATTTTGGGCACACTCACAAGACACATGGAACTTGAGTGCTTGGGATTGCACGTGGGCATGGTCTGA